A genomic window from Sporosarcina sp. Marseille-Q4063 includes:
- the pfkA gene encoding 6-phosphofructokinase: MKKIAVLTSGGDAPGMNAAVRAVVRKAIFEGLEVAGVFNGYQGLIEGKIKNMELGSVGDIIQRGGTMLRSARSPEFLTVEGRGKAVEQIKEQGIEGLVVIGGDGSFRGAYELTKLGIPCVCVPATIDNDINGTEFTIGFDTALNTIIEAIDKIRDTATSHERTFIIEVMGRDAGDLALWAGLAGGAETILIPEEKFDIDDIVERLASGTGRGKKHSIIIVAEGVMSANELAEILRETADIDIRYSVLGHVQRGGSPSVRDRVIASQFGSRAVEVLLEGHGGKAIGMQKQQVVDYNLEDVFTDHHETDMKMYKLSQELSI; this comes from the coding sequence ATGAAGAAAATTGCTGTTTTAACTAGTGGTGGAGATGCACCGGGGATGAATGCAGCAGTACGTGCAGTTGTTCGAAAAGCTATTTTTGAAGGCCTTGAAGTTGCTGGAGTTTTTAATGGCTATCAGGGCTTAATTGAGGGTAAGATTAAGAATATGGAACTTGGGTCGGTTGGGGATATCATCCAACGCGGCGGTACTATGCTTCGTTCAGCAAGAAGTCCCGAATTCCTTACTGTTGAAGGCCGGGGGAAAGCAGTAGAACAAATTAAAGAACAAGGGATTGAAGGGCTAGTTGTCATTGGCGGAGACGGCTCTTTTAGAGGCGCCTACGAATTGACCAAGCTTGGAATCCCATGCGTTTGTGTTCCGGCAACGATTGATAATGACATTAATGGGACAGAATTTACGATTGGTTTCGACACAGCACTTAACACGATAATCGAAGCGATTGATAAAATTAGGGATACGGCAACTTCGCATGAGCGAACTTTCATCATTGAAGTAATGGGACGCGATGCGGGCGATTTGGCGCTATGGGCAGGGCTTGCCGGCGGTGCTGAAACAATTCTGATTCCGGAAGAAAAATTTGATATTGACGACATTGTCGAACGTCTGGCCAGTGGGACAGGTAGAGGTAAAAAGCACAGTATTATCATTGTTGCCGAAGGCGTTATGTCTGCAAATGAACTCGCCGAGATTTTACGAGAAACAGCAGACATTGACATCCGTTATTCTGTACTCGGACATGTTCAACGTGGCGGCTCGCCGTCCGTGAGAGACCGTGTAATTGCAAGTCAATTTGGATCCAGGGCAGTCGAGGTTTTATTGGAAGGTCATGGAGGCAAAGCGATTGGCATGCAAAAACAACAAGTGGTAGACTATAACTTAGAAGATGTCTTTACTGATCATCACGAAACAGATATGAAGATGTATAAATTATCTCAAGAACTTTCAATATAA
- the accA gene encoding acetyl-CoA carboxylase carboxyl transferase subunit alpha, with protein MGKTLAFEEPIVRLREKIEELEQFTIDSDVNLSEEIETLKVRLKNLEEDIYGNMEAWDRVQVARHPHRPTTLDYIAQLFEDFIQLHGDRSYGDDEAIVGGIASFDSRPITIIGHQRGKDTKENVRRNFGMPHPEGYRKALRLMKQAEKFNRPIICFIDTKGAYPGKAAEERGQSEAIARNLVEMAGLTVPVISIVIGEGGSGGALALGVANHIHMLEHSTYSVISPEGAASILWKDASLSKQAAEAMKITAPDLKEIGIIDEIIPEILGGAHRDLKKQAVYIGDAIRTSLEALTLLSQEEVIAGRYEKFREIGIFGE; from the coding sequence TTGGGTAAAACATTAGCATTTGAAGAGCCAATCGTTAGGCTTCGTGAAAAGATTGAGGAACTTGAACAGTTTACGATTGACTCGGACGTGAATTTATCAGAAGAAATTGAAACACTGAAAGTGCGTCTGAAGAATCTAGAAGAAGATATCTATGGTAATATGGAAGCTTGGGACCGTGTGCAAGTTGCAAGACATCCGCACCGCCCAACGACATTGGATTATATCGCACAGCTCTTTGAAGATTTCATCCAGCTGCATGGGGATCGTAGTTACGGCGATGATGAAGCTATCGTCGGCGGAATTGCATCATTCGATTCGAGACCGATAACTATAATCGGCCACCAACGTGGGAAAGATACAAAAGAAAACGTTCGACGGAATTTCGGGATGCCACATCCGGAAGGTTATCGAAAAGCGCTTCGTTTAATGAAGCAAGCGGAGAAGTTCAACCGACCAATCATTTGTTTTATAGATACAAAGGGTGCGTACCCTGGTAAAGCGGCTGAAGAACGTGGACAAAGTGAAGCAATTGCGCGTAATCTAGTTGAAATGGCTGGGTTAACAGTACCGGTGATTTCAATTGTCATTGGCGAAGGTGGAAGTGGCGGCGCTTTGGCACTTGGTGTAGCTAACCATATTCATATGTTAGAGCACTCTACCTATTCGGTTATTTCCCCTGAAGGTGCTGCTTCAATTTTATGGAAGGATGCAAGCTTATCTAAACAAGCGGCAGAAGCCATGAAAATCACGGCACCTGATTTAAAGGAGATTGGAATTATTGATGAAATCATTCCTGAAATCTTAGGCGGAGCGCATCGTGATTTAAAGAAACAAGCTGTATACATTGGTGATGCAATACGTACCTCTTTAGAAGCGTTAACTTTGCTGAGTCAAGAGGAAGTTATAGCGGGGCGATATGAAAAGTTCCGTGAAATTGGTATATTTGGAGAGTAA
- the accD gene encoding acetyl-CoA carboxylase, carboxyltransferase subunit beta: MIRDIFKRNRKQQESTIPSNNNKNDVPEGIMTKCPECKKVTMTKELINALKVCPNCDHHFRMTAAERAAILFDEDSFKSIDDHLKTLNPLNFPAYTEKVEEDAKKTGLNEAVLTGTGKIDGHEVAVAIMDSHFRMGSMGSVVGEKITRAIEMATERKIPMLIFTASGGARMQEGVLSLMQMAKTSVALNRHSQQGLLYISIMTYPTTGGVSASFASVGDINIAEPKALIGFAGRRVIEQTVREKLPEDFQTAEFLLDHGQLDAVVHRSHMKDVLSKIVRLHVKEAN, translated from the coding sequence ATGATTCGCGACATTTTTAAAAGAAACCGGAAGCAACAAGAGTCAACAATACCTTCCAACAATAATAAAAATGATGTTCCAGAAGGAATTATGACAAAGTGCCCGGAATGTAAAAAAGTCACTATGACGAAAGAACTCATAAATGCATTAAAGGTATGCCCTAATTGTGATCATCACTTTAGAATGACGGCTGCAGAAAGAGCGGCTATCCTTTTTGATGAGGACAGTTTTAAATCAATTGATGATCATCTAAAAACCTTAAACCCGTTAAATTTCCCTGCCTATACAGAAAAGGTTGAAGAAGATGCAAAAAAGACGGGATTGAATGAAGCTGTGTTAACGGGAACCGGGAAGATTGACGGACACGAGGTCGCAGTTGCAATTATGGATTCACACTTTAGAATGGGGTCTATGGGCTCTGTCGTAGGTGAAAAAATAACACGTGCAATTGAAATGGCCACAGAACGAAAAATCCCGATGCTTATTTTTACTGCGAGCGGCGGCGCAAGAATGCAAGAAGGGGTTCTTTCCCTCATGCAAATGGCGAAAACGAGTGTGGCGTTAAATCGTCATTCCCAGCAAGGTTTACTTTATATTTCAATTATGACCTATCCAACAACAGGCGGCGTTTCAGCAAGCTTTGCATCAGTAGGCGACATTAATATTGCTGAGCCAAAAGCACTCATTGGTTTTGCGGGTAGACGCGTAATTGAGCAAACTGTAAGAGAAAAACTGCCTGAAGACTTCCAGACGGCCGAATTCCTTCTCGACCATGGTCAGCTCGATGCGGTTGTTCATCGCTCACATATGAAGGATGTACTTTCTAAAATCGTAAGACTTCACGTAAAGGAGGCCAACTGA
- a CDS encoding FadR/GntR family transcriptional regulator gives MEIHKAPSKMYLDIVHELRDIIKNEGIKTGGKLPSERVLAERLQVGRSTVREALRSLELLGLIETKRGEGTFLADFQKHQFVEVLADFIMQQPDSFIDVHETRRIHEISAIKAVSRNSIFRELPVWESLLAKIEHNGEILREDLIREMIVATENRLSLKIWFLLKQYSMVRFDAMTHGMENSLVKDVLQAVRSGNENAALAAYKKWIDVVERERREESNDSRHF, from the coding sequence GTGGAAATTCATAAAGCGCCATCAAAAATGTATTTAGATATCGTTCATGAACTACGAGACATTATTAAAAATGAAGGTATTAAAACAGGCGGAAAACTCCCTTCAGAACGCGTATTGGCCGAACGACTGCAAGTAGGCAGATCGACCGTTCGCGAAGCGCTCCGCAGCTTAGAACTTCTTGGACTCATCGAGACGAAGCGCGGCGAGGGAACTTTTCTAGCCGATTTTCAAAAACATCAATTCGTCGAAGTGCTAGCAGATTTCATCATGCAACAGCCAGATTCATTCATTGATGTACATGAAACCAGAAGAATTCATGAGATCAGCGCAATTAAAGCAGTTAGCCGAAATAGCATTTTTCGAGAATTGCCAGTATGGGAAAGCTTACTCGCGAAAATTGAACACAATGGGGAAATACTCCGTGAAGATCTAATCAGAGAAATGATCGTTGCGACTGAAAATCGGCTTTCATTAAAGATTTGGTTTTTATTAAAGCAATACAGCATGGTTCGATTCGATGCCATGACACACGGAATGGAAAACTCATTAGTAAAAGACGTGCTACAAGCAGTCCGCTCGGGAAATGAGAATGCGGCACTAGCGGCATATAAGAAATGGATTGATGTAGTTGAAAGAGAAAGAAGGGAAGAAAGTAATGATTCGCGACATTTTTAA
- a CDS encoding IS3 family transposase (programmed frameshift) produces MSKYTKEFKLLVAKRYEHENISYRDLAEKVGVDNSVIRYWVLLFRHHGDNAFDFPYTNYPGAFKLRVIQFINETDYSIREASAIFHIPDPSMVRRWKKRWETAGEGALEIKEKGPSTMKSRNQKKSTSKDLVDQSREAMEKELEYLRMENAYLKKLGSLSSGRKITKKIKTKVIFLLRHEFPVNKMVKIAGIARSTYYNIVNSFKQPDPDRKWKRRINFIYHRHKGRLGYRRITDVLNEKGHTINKKKVLRIMRDLGLQCIVRMKKYKSYKGAFGKAVPNILNRNFKAEKPNEKWVTDVTEFKLFGQKLYLSPILDLFNGEIITYTLQSRPTFDLVETMLKQSLEYVKEDDELLIHSDQGWHYRMPQYCQILKEYNITQSMSRKGNCYDNAVIENFFGILKYEFLFLQEFDDLEHFKEELEQYIYYYNHLRIKSRLERKSPMGYRKKYELAA; encoded by the exons ATGTCCAAGTATACAAAAGAATTTAAACTTCTAGTAGCCAAACGTTATGAACATGAAAATATTAGTTACCGAGACCTGGCAGAAAAGGTCGGAGTCGACAACTCTGTAATTCGTTACTGGGTGCTACTGTTTCGACATCATGGTGATAATGCATTCGATTTTCCCTATACAAACTATCCAGGAGCCTTTAAACTAAGGGTAATTCAATTTATCAATGAAACGGATTACTCTATTCGAGAGGCATCGGCTATTTTCCATATCCCGGATCCTAGTATGGTTCGTAGGTGGAAGAAAAGGTGGGAGACAGCTGGTGAAGGTGCCCTTGAAATAAAAGAAAAGGGGCCTTCTACAATGAAATCTCGCAATCAAAAGAAAAGCACTTCCAAAGATCTTGTCGACCAATCAAGAGAAGCCATGGAAAAAGAACTCGAATATCTTCGTATGGAGAATGCCTATCTAAAAAAGCTGG GAAGCCTTAGTTCAGGAAGAAAGATCACCAAAAAGATTAAAACGAAAGTAATATTTCTACTAAGGCATGAATTCCCAGTGAACAAGATGGTAAAGATAGCCGGTATTGCAAGAAGCACCTACTACAACATCGTAAATAGTTTCAAGCAGCCAGACCCCGACCGGAAGTGGAAGAGAAGAATCAACTTCATCTACCACCGACACAAAGGGCGCCTTGGGTATCGACGCATCACCGACGTCCTGAACGAAAAAGGACACACGATAAACAAGAAGAAAGTTCTTCGGATTATGCGAGACCTGGGGCTTCAATGTATTGTCCGAATGAAGAAGTACAAATCCTATAAAGGTGCATTCGGGAAAGCAGTCCCAAATATCTTGAACCGCAATTTCAAAGCGGAAAAACCCAACGAAAAATGGGTTACAGACGTTACAGAATTTAAATTATTTGGACAGAAATTATATCTCTCTCCTATTTTAGACCTGTTCAACGGCGAAATCATTACCTATACGCTTCAATCGAGGCCTACGTTTGATTTAGTGGAAACAATGTTAAAGCAGTCACTTGAATACGTAAAAGAAGACGATGAGCTCTTGATCCACTCAGATCAAGGCTGGCATTATCGAATGCCACAATATTGTCAGATACTAAAGGAATACAACATCACACAGAGCATGTCGCGAAAAGGAAACTGTTACGACAATGCCGTCATCGAGAACTTTTTCGGAATCCTTAAATATGAATTCCTGTTCCTGCAGGAGTTCGATGATCTTGAACACTTTAAAGAGGAACTAGAACAGTATATCTATTATTATAATCATTTAAGAATCAAGTCCAGATTAGAGCGGAAAAGCCCAATGGGCTATCGGAAAAAATACGAACTCGCTGCTTAG
- a CDS encoding IS4 family transposase: protein MIFCRPIELSKIAKDTKFIQRNRQLSVIKFLEILFAEPGNIAKKSLTELCLGLSHVGVTMSKQGFDKKFNENSVAFLKAVFLALFTIQMKLSIDKTTINSTIDFNTVRILDGTSIKLTKKLQFFYPGTVDAGAKCQIEFDYLTGRFIYMEIQAGKAGDSASGIKRLESLQKNDLILQDLGYFQYKIFEKVDGKQAFYVSRAPADTMFYVDHPNPRYHKDGKIMKMYAYERLYLEEELKTMKRGTIREYPKVYLGKQAKYPTRLVIYRMTHEQEQRQEERIKRRGQTKPGKIKKKSYDVSSISVYVTNLPQKVPAEEVPQLYRYRWQVELVFKSWKSDMEVDFYRNMKKERWECHFYAELILLLLSLLITYQLRVYFKEERDIILSEQITMCEVSKRIWKIWQARDQLEWENLINELIKGLARLGRKNIKKIKPRTDQQQK, encoded by the coding sequence TTGATTTTCTGTCGCCCAATCGAACTTTCTAAAATTGCCAAGGATACGAAATTCATACAAAGAAATCGTCAATTGAGTGTCATCAAATTTCTTGAAATTCTTTTTGCTGAACCCGGAAATATCGCAAAAAAATCTTTAACTGAACTATGTTTAGGTCTATCTCACGTCGGTGTAACTATGTCCAAACAAGGTTTTGATAAAAAGTTTAATGAGAATTCAGTCGCGTTTTTGAAAGCAGTTTTTCTTGCGTTGTTTACGATACAAATGAAGCTATCTATAGATAAAACAACTATTAATAGCACAATCGACTTTAATACGGTTCGGATTTTAGATGGAACGTCAATTAAGCTCACCAAAAAACTCCAGTTTTTTTATCCAGGGACTGTAGATGCAGGAGCTAAGTGCCAAATCGAGTTTGATTATCTAACAGGAAGGTTTATATATATGGAAATTCAAGCTGGAAAAGCGGGAGATAGTGCTTCGGGAATCAAGCGGCTAGAATCACTTCAGAAAAATGATTTAATTCTTCAAGACCTTGGTTATTTTCAATATAAGATATTTGAAAAGGTAGATGGAAAGCAAGCTTTTTATGTGTCACGCGCTCCGGCAGATACAATGTTTTACGTAGACCATCCAAATCCTCGGTATCATAAAGATGGCAAGATCATGAAAATGTATGCCTATGAACGGCTTTATCTCGAGGAAGAATTAAAGACAATGAAACGTGGAACAATACGGGAATATCCGAAGGTCTATTTGGGAAAACAAGCAAAATATCCGACTCGACTGGTAATTTATCGAATGACCCATGAACAAGAGCAAAGACAAGAAGAACGGATTAAAAGACGTGGACAAACGAAACCAGGTAAAATCAAGAAAAAATCTTATGATGTATCAAGTATCTCGGTCTATGTAACGAATCTTCCACAAAAAGTGCCGGCAGAAGAGGTCCCTCAATTATATCGGTATCGTTGGCAAGTTGAGCTTGTTTTTAAGTCATGGAAATCAGATATGGAGGTTGATTTCTATCGAAATATGAAAAAAGAGCGATGGGAGTGTCACTTTTATGCGGAATTAATTCTTTTACTCCTTAGCTTATTAATTACTTATCAGCTTCGGGTTTATTTTAAAGAAGAAAGAGATATCATTCTAAGCGAACAAATCACAATGTGTGAGGTTAGTAAGAGGATTTGGAAAATTTGGCAAGCAAGGGATCAATTGGAGTGGGAAAATCTTATCAACGAATTAATAAAAGGGTTGGCCAGGCTCGGTCGTAAAAATATAAAGAAAATAAAACCAAGAACTGACCAACAACAAAAATAA
- the dnaE gene encoding DNA polymerase III subunit alpha, translated as MTLVYPQLVTGADLLRGIIKLNELAPLLKSRGATVASIVNSKLYGVRTFSKVLKRHGIQPVIGLSVNLNIGEERNVLVYIYAQNDIGYHNLMKISSAISVGETEILPLQWLKAYGAGCSIICPMTDTSWGGLRNDESIRLIKEQCKQSNVFIGVARPGGQIHAEENAIENIAETTSISITAVYESRFIRPEDSFAYEVATAIRTGEKMSEVTAQKEELYKFAFMPTEEELHQWFTGKEHWLHNTASFLQSCNVEVTKEKSLMPVFPVPQNQDSKMYLREKCLEGLNERLDKVDQSYLERLDYELTIIKEMGFTDYFLIVEDFIRFSAENNILTGPGRGSSAGSLVAFALHITDVDPIRYGLIFERFLNPERKSMPDIDIDFADNRRMEVLHYVTEKYGKNFVAQIITFGTLSARSVARNVARVFGFSTEEMAYLSSVIPNRSKMTLERAFEESSNLRDWIAMDLFRRQWFDAANSLEGLPRNASTHAAGVVLSPKPLVETVPLQDGGDGIYLTQWPMNDVEEQGLLKMDFLGLRNLTLLDRIRRLIRKDKGVIIDFEKIPLNDIKTFEVFKRGDTSGVFQFESDGMRDTLRLIQPNRFEDIFAINALYRPGPMDNIPLYNNRKHGKEKITYIHPSLEPILKETYGVIVYQEQIMQIAVKFAGYTMGEADLLRRAVSKKNREVLQHEREKFTQSAMNHGVPKQDAVSIYELIVKFADYGFPKSHAVAYSLISYRLAYLKANEPAYFYAALLSSMMGSNEKTIELIEEAKAYGIQILPPSIKRSEYFFTVEKSAVRIGLGSIRGVTQNFYTELFKARNNGATWKTMFDVAANLGSDVFNEKVISPLIKAGAFDEFGETRATLLASIDAAISHAMFIGPNDSEDLLTSIIPSIANPKYTDGGKMPRMIMLEYEREVLGFYLSEHPALQLKKDYEGKFMNASSISTMRDREHMIIIGLITEVKRIRTKKGESMAFVSVQDETGTVSCTFFPRNYAESNPLLTEMAMIRVEGTVETRRGKPQILVQKAFKI; from the coding sequence GTGACACTAGTCTATCCGCAATTAGTAACGGGTGCAGACCTATTACGAGGAATTATTAAATTAAACGAACTAGCCCCGTTACTGAAAAGTAGAGGGGCTACAGTTGCGTCCATCGTAAACTCGAAATTATACGGTGTTCGCACATTTTCTAAAGTTTTGAAACGCCATGGCATTCAACCAGTTATTGGCTTGTCCGTCAACTTGAACATCGGAGAAGAACGGAATGTTTTAGTTTACATTTATGCGCAAAACGACATCGGTTATCATAACCTCATGAAAATCAGCAGTGCGATTTCAGTGGGAGAGACTGAAATTCTGCCTCTGCAATGGCTTAAAGCATACGGCGCCGGCTGCAGCATTATTTGTCCGATGACAGATACTTCGTGGGGTGGATTACGCAACGATGAATCCATTCGTTTAATAAAAGAGCAGTGCAAGCAGTCCAACGTTTTTATTGGCGTTGCACGACCAGGCGGCCAAATACATGCTGAGGAAAATGCAATTGAGAATATTGCTGAAACAACTTCAATATCCATTACAGCGGTTTACGAATCGCGTTTTATTCGACCGGAAGATTCATTTGCTTATGAGGTTGCCACGGCTATTCGAACCGGCGAGAAAATGAGCGAAGTAACTGCGCAGAAGGAAGAACTATATAAATTTGCCTTTATGCCGACGGAAGAAGAGCTGCATCAATGGTTTACCGGAAAAGAACATTGGCTGCATAATACGGCTTCATTCCTTCAGTCATGCAATGTTGAAGTGACGAAAGAAAAATCATTAATGCCTGTTTTTCCTGTGCCGCAGAATCAAGACTCAAAAATGTACTTACGCGAAAAATGTTTAGAAGGTTTAAACGAAAGATTAGACAAAGTTGATCAAAGTTATTTAGAACGACTTGATTATGAATTAACAATTATTAAAGAGATGGGTTTTACTGACTACTTTTTAATCGTTGAAGATTTTATACGATTTTCGGCTGAAAACAATATTTTGACTGGACCTGGGCGTGGATCTTCCGCGGGTTCTCTAGTCGCTTTTGCCCTGCATATTACAGATGTCGACCCTATAAGGTATGGCCTTATATTTGAACGTTTTTTAAATCCAGAAAGAAAATCAATGCCCGATATCGATATTGACTTTGCAGATAATCGTCGAATGGAAGTTTTGCATTATGTCACCGAAAAATACGGCAAAAACTTTGTGGCGCAAATCATAACATTTGGAACACTATCAGCTAGATCGGTAGCCCGGAACGTCGCGCGCGTTTTTGGCTTTTCGACTGAAGAAATGGCATATTTATCGAGTGTCATCCCGAATCGTTCTAAAATGACGCTTGAAAGAGCATTTGAAGAATCCTCGAATCTTCGGGATTGGATTGCGATGGATCTATTCCGACGTCAATGGTTTGATGCTGCGAATTCCCTGGAAGGTTTGCCACGAAACGCATCCACGCATGCTGCTGGCGTCGTCTTATCGCCAAAACCTCTTGTTGAAACAGTGCCGCTTCAAGACGGGGGAGATGGAATCTACTTAACACAGTGGCCGATGAACGATGTCGAGGAACAAGGTCTATTAAAAATGGACTTTCTTGGTTTGCGAAATCTGACATTGCTGGATCGAATCAGAAGACTCATTCGCAAAGACAAAGGGGTTATAATTGATTTTGAAAAGATTCCACTCAATGACATAAAAACATTTGAAGTGTTTAAAAGAGGCGACACGAGTGGTGTATTTCAGTTTGAATCGGATGGCATGAGAGATACTTTACGATTGATTCAACCGAATCGTTTTGAAGATATCTTCGCGATTAATGCTTTATATCGTCCAGGACCAATGGATAATATTCCTTTGTATAACAATAGAAAACATGGAAAAGAAAAAATCACTTACATTCATCCATCCCTTGAACCGATTTTGAAAGAAACCTATGGCGTTATCGTCTATCAGGAGCAAATCATGCAAATCGCAGTGAAATTTGCAGGCTATACGATGGGAGAAGCAGATCTTCTCAGACGTGCAGTCAGCAAGAAAAATCGCGAAGTATTGCAACATGAGAGAGAGAAATTTACACAGAGCGCGATGAATCATGGCGTACCCAAACAAGATGCAGTTTCTATTTATGAATTAATCGTAAAATTTGCCGATTATGGATTTCCGAAAAGTCACGCTGTGGCGTATTCACTCATTTCTTATCGACTCGCTTATTTAAAAGCGAATGAACCAGCATATTTTTATGCTGCACTTCTGTCGTCAATGATGGGGAGTAATGAAAAAACGATTGAGTTAATCGAAGAAGCAAAAGCCTATGGAATTCAGATATTACCGCCCTCTATCAAAAGGAGCGAGTACTTTTTCACTGTTGAAAAAAGTGCAGTTCGAATTGGGCTTGGTTCTATCCGAGGGGTAACACAAAACTTTTATACTGAATTATTCAAAGCAAGGAATAACGGAGCGACCTGGAAAACGATGTTTGATGTCGCCGCTAATCTGGGCAGCGATGTTTTCAATGAAAAGGTTATTAGCCCTCTTATTAAAGCAGGGGCATTTGACGAGTTTGGAGAAACACGTGCCACACTTTTAGCTTCTATAGATGCTGCCATTTCACACGCAATGTTCATAGGACCGAATGATAGCGAAGACTTACTCACTTCTATTATACCATCAATCGCCAATCCCAAATATACGGACGGCGGAAAAATGCCGCGAATGATCATGTTAGAATACGAACGGGAAGTACTCGGCTTCTACCTATCCGAACACCCCGCGCTACAACTTAAAAAAGACTACGAAGGAAAATTCATGAATGCATCGTCAATTTCCACCATGCGAGACAGAGAGCATATGATCATCATCGGCCTAATAACAGAAGTCAAACGCATCCGCACGAAAAAAGGTGAGTCAATGGCATTCGTTTCAGTCCAAGACGAAACAGGAACAGTATCCTGCACATTCTTCCCAAGAAACTATGCCGAATCAAACCCATTACTAACCGAAATGGCCATGATAAGAGTAGAAGGAACGGTAGAAACAAGAAGAGGCAAGCCACAAATACTTGTCCAAAAGGCTTTTAAGATTTGA
- a CDS encoding bifunctional oligoribonuclease/PAP phosphatase NrnA, producing MKRQIIDTIEKYETIIIHRHIRPDPDAYGSQIGLKELILENYPDKKVFAAGEHEESLTYLAVPDVVARSLYKDALVIVTDTGNTERIDGEFYTEGALLMKIDHHPDADPYGDIKWVDTSASSTSEMIASLFEYAKKKNNWTLPVTSARLLFAGIVGDTGRFMFPSATVKTFDMASELIKYEFSREDLFAGMYEVDRKILHLQGYIYQNFEIDENGAAFIKLDKATLEKFNVTPIETSQLGGSLGEVKGIRAWAILIEEENQIRVRLRSKGPIINTLAAQFNGGGHPLASGASVYSWEEADVLIGKLQQLCK from the coding sequence ATGAAAAGACAAATCATAGACACAATTGAGAAGTACGAAACAATCATTATTCACCGTCATATTCGGCCGGATCCGGATGCTTATGGCTCGCAAATTGGCTTGAAAGAACTTATTTTAGAAAATTATCCTGATAAAAAAGTTTTTGCTGCCGGGGAACATGAAGAATCGCTTACATACCTGGCTGTTCCGGACGTTGTGGCTCGTTCATTGTATAAGGATGCGCTTGTTATTGTTACGGATACCGGGAACACAGAAAGAATCGACGGGGAGTTTTACACAGAAGGCGCGCTTCTTATGAAAATTGATCATCACCCGGATGCAGATCCATATGGGGATATTAAATGGGTAGATACAAGTGCGAGTTCGACTTCAGAAATGATTGCATCATTATTTGAATACGCAAAGAAAAAGAACAACTGGACATTGCCGGTTACATCAGCGAGATTACTTTTTGCGGGTATTGTCGGAGATACGGGTCGGTTTATGTTTCCAAGCGCAACCGTCAAAACATTTGATATGGCAAGTGAACTTATTAAATACGAATTTAGTCGAGAAGATCTTTTTGCTGGAATGTATGAAGTCGATCGTAAAATTCTTCATCTTCAAGGCTATATTTATCAAAATTTCGAAATTGACGAAAACGGTGCCGCTTTTATCAAACTTGATAAAGCGACGCTTGAAAAGTTTAATGTTACACCGATTGAAACATCACAACTCGGCGGTTCATTGGGAGAAGTGAAAGGTATTCGTGCATGGGCAATATTAATTGAAGAAGAAAATCAAATTCGTGTACGATTACGCTCTAAAGGACCTATTATTAATACGCTTGCGGCACAATTTAACGGCGGGGGGCATCCGCTAGCTTCGGGAGCTTCTGTTTACTCTTGGGAAGAAGCGGACGTATTAATCGGCAAACTGCAACAACTGTGCAAATGA
- a CDS encoding YtpI family protein: MLNYILVFLIIVSVVYYIYFKMRQFRTSHMHPIRKKMYASMAGASLGGFLLFFGINQVILFDKVANYIVAAIFIALGLYVLIVNYRGYAHYKKFVIEEEEINPIN, encoded by the coding sequence ATGTTAAATTACATACTTGTATTTTTAATTATTGTTTCTGTTGTTTATTACATCTATTTTAAGATGCGGCAATTCAGAACATCGCATATGCATCCAATCCGAAAAAAAATGTATGCGAGCATGGCTGGAGCCTCACTTGGAGGATTTCTTTTGTTTTTCGGAATAAACCAAGTCATCTTATTTGATAAGGTTGCAAACTATATTGTTGCCGCAATTTTTATTGCACTCGGCTTATATGTATTAATCGTGAATTATCGCGGTTATGCACATTATAAAAAGTTCGTTATTGAAGAAGAAGAAATAAATCCGATTAACTAG